The following proteins are encoded in a genomic region of Nocardioides renjunii:
- a CDS encoding ABC transporter permease: MSHTDVERPDAGSSEVSAGEALLVEPSRLSPTRRALTTVLRSRELSIFLVLVAVVVLATSKNNSFLFSADGWRNFLLNPSILLLLAVGQAVVIITRNVDLSVGSVMALTAYLTGRLFIDQPGIPVVAVIAACLALGAVLGLVNGVLVAYGNVPALVITLGTLYIYRGIMLTWAGSDRINAGDLPSGFLSLGTQTFLTIPLLTIVAIVVLAAVGYYLHTARGGRELYAIGSDPDAAVLYGLSVRRRLLAAFVLSGALAGLAGALYTARYGTVSSNVGLGIELQAVAAAVIGGIAIFGGSGTVWGAAIGAFLLVTINRALPSLGIEDFWQRAVVGVLILGAIVLDRVLATRQARRLAESRDHA, encoded by the coding sequence ATGAGCCACACCGACGTCGAGCGCCCGGACGCGGGGTCGAGCGAGGTCTCCGCCGGCGAGGCGCTGCTCGTGGAGCCCAGCCGGCTCTCCCCGACCCGCCGCGCGCTCACCACCGTGCTCCGCTCGCGCGAGCTCTCGATCTTCCTCGTCCTGGTCGCGGTGGTCGTGCTCGCTACCTCGAAGAACAACAGCTTCCTCTTCAGTGCCGACGGCTGGCGCAACTTCCTGCTCAACCCCTCGATCCTGCTGCTGCTCGCGGTCGGCCAGGCCGTCGTCATCATCACCCGCAACGTCGACCTGTCGGTCGGCTCCGTGATGGCGCTGACCGCCTACCTCACCGGTCGCCTCTTCATCGACCAGCCCGGTATCCCGGTGGTCGCGGTGATCGCCGCCTGCCTCGCGCTGGGCGCCGTGCTCGGGCTCGTCAACGGCGTGCTCGTCGCCTACGGCAACGTACCCGCGCTCGTCATCACGCTCGGAACGCTCTACATCTACCGCGGGATCATGCTGACCTGGGCCGGCAGCGACCGGATCAACGCCGGCGACCTGCCGTCGGGCTTCCTGTCGCTCGGCACCCAGACGTTCCTCACCATCCCGCTTCTCACCATCGTCGCGATCGTCGTGCTCGCCGCCGTCGGCTACTACCTCCACACCGCGCGCGGCGGACGCGAGCTCTACGCCATCGGCTCCGACCCCGACGCCGCAGTCCTCTACGGCTTGTCCGTACGCCGCCGCCTCCTCGCCGCGTTCGTCCTCAGCGGTGCGCTGGCGGGCCTGGCCGGCGCGCTCTACACCGCCCGCTACGGCACGGTCAGCTCCAACGTGGGCCTCGGCATCGAGCTGCAGGCCGTCGCCGCGGCCGTCATCGGCGGCATCGCGATCTTCGGCGGCAGCGGCACCGTGTGGGGCGCAGCCATCGGCGCCTTCCTGCTCGTCACCATCAACCGGGCCCTGCCCAGCCTCGGCATCGAGGACTTCTGGCAGCGCGCCGTCGTCGGCGTCCTGATCCTCGGCGCGATCGTGCTCGACCGGGTCCTCGCCACCAGACAGGCCCGCCGGCTCGCCGAATCGAGGGACCACGCATGA
- a CDS encoding sugar ABC transporter ATP-binding protein encodes MSARNTAAPVLVLREVTKSFGPVVALRSGSLSVDAGSIHALIGENGAGKSTLVKVVAGVHRRDAGVFELGGEAVDFSSTAESKQAGVAVIYQEPTLFPDLSVTENIFMGRQLLARGRRIDRAAMYAEAERLFTRLGVRIDPRRPAAGLSIADQQIIEIAKAISLDARLLVMDEPTAALSGVEVERLFSVARSLRDEGRALVFISHRFDEVFELADTVTVMRDGAYIDTRRTDETSPSELVSLMVGRDVDDLFPKVAATIGEPVLTVRGLNRAGVFHDIDLEVRAGEIVGLAGLVGAGRSEVARAVFGVDPYDSGSVSVAGRDVRAHDPRAAIRAGMAFIPEDRRKQGLVIDSSVSRNVAGVIRRGIAKAGLLTASMENRAAGPWAARLEVKTSALDMNAATMSGGNQQKVVIAKWLATNPRLLIIDEPTRGIDVGTKAEVHRLLSELAGQGLGILMISSELPEVLGMADRVLVLCEGRITAELDRADATPEAVMHAATHHLETTR; translated from the coding sequence ATGTCCGCCAGGAACACCGCCGCACCGGTGCTCGTGCTGCGCGAGGTGACCAAGTCGTTCGGCCCCGTGGTCGCGCTCCGGTCCGGCAGCCTCAGCGTCGACGCCGGCTCGATCCACGCCCTCATCGGCGAGAACGGCGCCGGCAAGTCCACGCTCGTGAAGGTCGTCGCCGGGGTGCACCGCCGCGACGCGGGCGTCTTCGAGCTCGGCGGCGAGGCGGTCGACTTCTCCTCGACCGCCGAGTCCAAGCAGGCCGGCGTCGCGGTGATCTACCAGGAGCCGACGCTCTTCCCCGACCTCTCGGTGACCGAGAACATCTTCATGGGCCGCCAGCTCCTGGCCCGCGGCCGGCGCATCGACCGCGCGGCGATGTACGCCGAGGCCGAGCGGCTCTTCACCCGGCTCGGCGTGCGGATCGACCCGCGCCGCCCCGCCGCGGGCCTGTCCATCGCCGACCAGCAGATCATCGAGATCGCCAAGGCCATCTCCCTCGACGCCCGCCTCCTCGTCATGGACGAGCCGACGGCGGCGCTCAGCGGCGTCGAGGTCGAGCGGCTCTTCTCCGTCGCACGCAGCCTGCGCGACGAGGGCCGCGCGCTGGTGTTCATCTCCCACCGCTTCGACGAGGTCTTCGAGCTCGCCGACACCGTGACGGTCATGCGCGACGGCGCCTACATAGACACCCGCCGCACCGACGAGACCTCCCCCTCGGAGCTGGTGTCCCTGATGGTCGGGCGCGACGTCGACGACCTCTTCCCCAAGGTCGCCGCCACGATCGGCGAGCCGGTGCTCACGGTCCGCGGCCTCAACCGGGCCGGCGTCTTCCACGACATCGACCTCGAGGTGCGCGCCGGCGAGATCGTCGGGCTCGCGGGCCTCGTCGGCGCCGGTCGCAGCGAGGTGGCCCGGGCGGTCTTCGGCGTCGACCCCTACGACTCCGGCTCCGTGTCGGTGGCCGGCCGCGACGTCCGCGCGCACGACCCGCGCGCGGCCATCCGCGCCGGCATGGCCTTCATCCCCGAGGACCGCCGCAAGCAGGGCCTGGTCATCGACTCCTCCGTCAGCCGCAACGTCGCCGGCGTGATCCGGCGCGGCATCGCGAAGGCGGGCCTGCTCACCGCGTCGATGGAGAACCGCGCCGCCGGCCCCTGGGCCGCCCGGCTCGAGGTGAAGACCAGCGCGCTCGACATGAACGCCGCGACGATGAGCGGCGGCAACCAGCAGAAGGTCGTCATCGCCAAGTGGCTGGCCACCAACCCCCGGCTGCTGATCATCGACGAGCCCACCCGCGGCATCGACGTCGGCACCAAGGCCGAGGTCCACCGGCTGCTCTCCGAGCTGGCCGGGCAGGGCCTCGGCATCCTGATGATCTCCTCCGAGCTGCCCGAGGTGCTCGGCATGGCCGACCGCGTGCTGGTCCTGTGCGAGGGCCGGATCACCGCCGAGCTCGACCGCGCCGACGCCACCCCCGAGGCCGTGATGCACGCGGCCACCCACCACCTGGAGACGACCCGATGA
- a CDS encoding LacI family DNA-binding transcriptional regulator, translating into MVRASSVKDVAARAGVSLGTVSNVLNRPDRVSPQTRAKVEQAMHDLGFVRNESARQLRAGRSRTLAYVLLDARNPFFTDVAEGAERAAETAGLSLFLCHSDNRASREGDYLAHLVEQRVQGILVTPVDPQAAVLDDVRRNGTPLVIVDRTRSDDAFCSVAVDDELGGRLAVEHLIERGHTRVAFIGGPDTIGQVRDRLAGARRAWAEAGLPNDQLTVVPTSGLTVVEGRSAGERVMGVARRRRPTAAFCANDLLALGLLQQLSTSGFAVPGDLAIVGYDDIEYASAAAVPLTSVRQPRQELGQRAAELVLDEADNPAHLHQQVVFTPELVARRSTLG; encoded by the coding sequence GTGGTCAGGGCCTCCTCGGTCAAGGACGTCGCCGCGCGCGCGGGCGTCTCCCTCGGCACCGTCAGCAACGTGCTCAACCGGCCCGACCGCGTCTCGCCGCAGACCCGCGCCAAGGTCGAGCAGGCGATGCACGACCTCGGATTCGTGCGCAACGAGTCGGCGCGCCAGCTGCGCGCCGGCCGCAGCCGCACGCTCGCCTACGTCCTGCTCGACGCCCGCAACCCCTTCTTCACCGACGTGGCCGAGGGCGCGGAGCGGGCCGCGGAGACCGCCGGGCTGTCCCTCTTCCTCTGCCACTCCGACAACCGCGCGTCCCGCGAGGGCGACTACCTCGCCCACCTCGTCGAGCAGCGGGTGCAGGGGATCCTCGTGACGCCGGTCGACCCGCAGGCGGCGGTCCTCGACGACGTACGCCGCAACGGCACGCCGCTCGTCATCGTCGACCGCACCCGCAGCGACGACGCGTTCTGCTCCGTGGCCGTCGACGACGAGCTCGGGGGCCGGCTGGCCGTCGAGCACCTCATCGAGCGCGGCCACACCCGCGTCGCGTTCATCGGCGGCCCGGACACGATCGGCCAGGTCCGCGACCGGCTGGCCGGCGCCCGCCGCGCCTGGGCCGAGGCCGGCCTGCCCAACGACCAGCTCACGGTCGTCCCCACCAGCGGGCTGACGGTCGTCGAGGGCCGCTCGGCCGGCGAGCGGGTGATGGGCGTGGCCCGGCGCCGCCGCCCGACGGCCGCCTTCTGCGCCAACGACCTGCTCGCGCTGGGGCTGCTCCAGCAGCTGAGCACCTCCGGCTTCGCCGTCCCCGGCGACCTCGCCATCGTGGGCTACGACGACATCGAGTACGCCAGCGCCGCCGCCGTGCCGCTGACCTCCGTGCGGCAGCCCCGCCAGGAGCTCGGTCAGCGGGCCGCGGAGCTGGTGCTGGACGAGGCCGACAACCCCGCGCACCTGCACCAGCAGGTGGTGTTCACCCCGGAGCTGGTGGCGCGCCGCTCGACCCTCGGCTGA
- a CDS encoding endonuclease/exonuclease/phosphatase family protein: MASEADLTALAAEAMGAQEHRFVAALSGVPGATFMAADGNEQPDSAAYGIALLSRYPVRAWHTVRLAPVPVRVPMWFTGSRRPELVRDEPRVAVAATIEGPHGLMTVVDVHLTFVEWWNGRQLARVRDSLATADRPLVLMGDLNMEPDRAVRITGMRPLVSELTFPADAPRSQLDHVLLDGELPPATGRAVELPLSDHRALVVDL, translated from the coding sequence GTGGCATCCGAGGCGGACCTGACCGCACTCGCCGCCGAGGCGATGGGCGCTCAGGAGCACCGCTTCGTCGCGGCGCTCTCGGGGGTGCCCGGCGCGACGTTTATGGCCGCCGACGGCAACGAGCAGCCGGACAGCGCGGCGTACGGCATCGCCCTGCTGTCGCGCTACCCGGTGCGGGCCTGGCACACCGTCCGGCTCGCGCCCGTCCCGGTGCGGGTGCCGATGTGGTTCACGGGCTCACGCCGGCCCGAGCTGGTGCGCGACGAGCCGCGGGTGGCGGTCGCGGCCACCATCGAGGGTCCGCACGGCCTCATGACGGTCGTCGACGTCCACCTCACCTTCGTGGAGTGGTGGAACGGCCGACAGCTGGCGCGGGTCCGTGACTCGCTGGCCACCGCCGACCGACCGCTCGTGCTGATGGGCGACCTCAACATGGAGCCTGACCGCGCCGTGCGCATCACCGGCATGCGGCCGCTGGTCTCCGAGCTGACCTTCCCCGCCGACGCGCCGCGGAGCCAGCTCGACCACGTGCTGCTGGACGGCGAGCTGCCGCCCGCGACCGGGCGGGCGGTCGAGCTGCCGCTCTCCGACCACCGCGCCCTCGTGGTCGACCTCTAG
- a CDS encoding nucleotidyltransferase family protein, producing MPRSAEPESQEALREALKRVAVVLKEAGVPFALTGGYAVWARGGPESVHDVDFLVAAEDAAQAAEALEKRGVEVVQPPEDWLFKAYTDGAMVDLIHRHSGGPAPRSLVEDADELEVLSVQMPVLSATEVVVQKMLALDEHSCDFGPMIPVVRALREQVDLARVREETAQSPFAAALLFLLERLDVVEPPAPA from the coding sequence ATGCCACGCTCCGCCGAGCCCGAGTCGCAGGAGGCGCTGCGCGAGGCGCTCAAGCGCGTCGCCGTCGTCCTCAAGGAGGCGGGTGTGCCGTTCGCGCTGACCGGCGGCTATGCCGTGTGGGCGCGCGGCGGGCCGGAGTCGGTCCACGACGTCGACTTCCTCGTGGCCGCCGAGGACGCCGCGCAGGCCGCGGAGGCGCTCGAGAAGCGAGGGGTCGAGGTCGTGCAGCCGCCGGAGGACTGGCTGTTCAAGGCCTACACCGACGGTGCGATGGTCGACCTCATCCACCGCCACTCGGGCGGGCCGGCCCCGCGGTCGCTCGTCGAGGACGCCGACGAGCTCGAGGTGCTCTCGGTGCAGATGCCGGTGCTGTCGGCCACGGAGGTGGTGGTGCAGAAGATGCTGGCCCTCGACGAGCACTCCTGCGACTTCGGCCCGATGATCCCGGTCGTCCGTGCCCTGCGCGAGCAGGTCGACCTCGCCCGCGTGCGCGAGGAGACCGCGCAGAGCCCGTTCGCCGCCGCGCTGCTGTTCCTGCTCGAGCGCCTGGACGTGGTCGAGCCGCCTGCCCCGGCCTGA
- a CDS encoding Re/Si-specific NAD(P)(+) transhydrogenase subunit alpha, producing MRIGIPRESRPGETLVAATAKTAAQLAALGYDVVVEQGAGAAADQPDATYADAGVRLGTGEEVWASDVVVKVNAPADDEVARLRPGATVISLMAPARSPELVERLAAAGVTALAMDAVPRISRAQSMDVLSSMANVAGYRAVIEAAHEFGRLFTGQVTAAGKVPPARVFVVGAGVAGLAAIGAAGSLGAVVRAFDVRPEVAEQVRSMGADFVTVEMEQEVSTDGYAKEMTAEQEAATAAMYDEEARAADIVITTALIPGRPAPQLVTAETVAAMRPGSVVVDMAAANGGNVSATVPDQRVVTANGVTVLGYTDLAGRLAAQTSQLYGTNVANLLKLLTPEKDGRLVLDMDDVVQRGIAVTRDGAVMWPPPPVQVSAATTTQVLPAAAAAPPPTPVDPRRKWYAAGLGAVAFAVLASLAPASFLGHFTVFALAVVVGYYVISNVSHALHTPLMAETNAISGIILVGGILQVGSDNVAVMLLALVAVFVASINIFGGFLVTLRMLEMFRKD from the coding sequence GTGCGCATCGGCATCCCACGCGAGTCACGACCCGGCGAGACGCTCGTCGCCGCCACGGCGAAGACGGCCGCGCAGCTCGCCGCCCTCGGCTACGACGTGGTGGTCGAGCAGGGCGCCGGTGCGGCGGCGGACCAGCCGGACGCGACGTACGCCGACGCGGGCGTGCGCCTCGGCACGGGCGAGGAGGTCTGGGCGAGCGACGTCGTGGTCAAGGTCAACGCGCCGGCCGACGACGAGGTCGCCCGGCTGCGCCCGGGGGCGACGGTCATCAGCCTCATGGCGCCGGCCCGCAGCCCCGAGCTGGTCGAGCGGCTCGCCGCCGCGGGCGTCACCGCGCTGGCGATGGACGCCGTGCCCCGCATCTCGCGGGCCCAGTCGATGGACGTGCTGTCCTCGATGGCCAACGTCGCCGGCTACCGCGCCGTCATCGAGGCGGCCCACGAGTTCGGCCGGCTCTTCACCGGCCAGGTCACCGCGGCCGGCAAGGTGCCCCCCGCGCGCGTCTTCGTCGTCGGCGCCGGCGTCGCCGGACTCGCCGCCATCGGCGCGGCGGGGTCGCTGGGCGCGGTCGTGCGCGCCTTCGACGTACGCCCCGAGGTGGCCGAGCAGGTCCGGTCGATGGGCGCGGACTTCGTGACCGTCGAGATGGAGCAGGAGGTCTCGACCGACGGCTACGCCAAGGAGATGACCGCCGAGCAGGAGGCCGCGACGGCCGCGATGTACGACGAGGAGGCGCGCGCCGCCGACATCGTCATCACCACCGCGCTCATCCCGGGCCGCCCCGCGCCGCAGCTCGTCACCGCCGAGACCGTCGCCGCGATGCGGCCCGGGTCGGTGGTCGTCGACATGGCCGCGGCCAACGGTGGCAACGTCTCCGCGACGGTCCCCGACCAGCGCGTCGTCACCGCCAACGGCGTCACCGTGCTCGGCTACACCGACCTCGCAGGGCGGCTCGCCGCGCAGACCAGCCAGCTCTACGGCACCAACGTCGCCAACCTCCTCAAGCTGCTCACGCCCGAGAAGGACGGCCGGCTCGTCCTCGACATGGACGACGTGGTCCAGCGCGGCATCGCGGTCACCCGCGACGGCGCCGTCATGTGGCCACCGCCGCCCGTCCAGGTCTCCGCCGCCACCACCACGCAGGTGCTGCCGGCCGCCGCCGCGGCACCCCCACCGACGCCGGTCGACCCGAGGCGGAAGTGGTACGCCGCCGGGCTGGGCGCGGTCGCGTTCGCGGTGCTCGCGTCGCTGGCGCCGGCCAGCTTCCTCGGCCACTTCACCGTCTTCGCGCTGGCCGTCGTCGTCGGCTACTACGTCATCTCCAACGTCTCGCACGCGCTGCACACGCCGCTGATGGCCGAGACCAACGCCATCTCGGGGATCATCCTGGTCGGCGGCATCCTCCAGGTGGGCAGCGACAACGTCGCGGTGATGCTGCTCGCGCTCGTCGCGGTCTTCGTCGCGAGCATCAACATCTTCGGTGGCTTCCTCGTGACGCTGCGCATGCTCGAGATGTTCAGGAAGGACTGA
- the pntB gene encoding Re/Si-specific NAD(P)(+) transhydrogenase subunit beta → MSDFLTSDNLYGLVTGAYIIAGLLFIGALAGLSRHETAKLGNLAGMAGMGLALVATLLLAAQKAELLGERSFAVTLLLVLVMMGAGAAVGAWRARTVEMTGMPELVAMLHSFVGLAAVLVGINSYLELDGFGDAAHDVEVFIGVFIGAVTLTGSIVAWAKLSGRMSSSPLTLPRRHLLNLAGIVVSVLLMVWFVALDGELELGLVPLLLMTALALFLGFHLVAAIGGGDMPVVVSMLNSYSGWAAAAAGFMLGNDLLIITGALVGSSGAILSYIMCKAMNRSFISVIAGGFGSDGASSGEDRDYGEHREIQADEVAALLADASSVVITPGYGMAVAQAQYPVAEMTRKLREKGVDVRFGIHPVAGRLPGHMNVLLAEAKVPYDIVLEMDEINDDLPATDVVLVIGANDTVNPAALEEPGSPIAGMPVLEVWNARDVVVFKRSMATGYAGVQNPLFFKDNTQMLFGDAKDRVSEIVAALG, encoded by the coding sequence GTGAGCGACTTCCTGACCTCGGACAACCTCTACGGGCTGGTCACCGGGGCCTACATCATCGCCGGCCTGCTCTTCATCGGCGCGCTCGCCGGCCTGTCGCGCCACGAGACGGCCAAGCTCGGCAACCTCGCCGGCATGGCCGGCATGGGGCTGGCGCTCGTCGCCACCCTGCTGCTCGCCGCCCAGAAGGCCGAGCTCCTCGGCGAGCGCAGCTTCGCCGTCACCCTGCTGCTCGTCCTCGTCATGATGGGCGCCGGCGCCGCCGTCGGTGCCTGGCGGGCCCGCACGGTCGAGATGACCGGGATGCCGGAGCTGGTCGCCATGCTGCACAGCTTCGTCGGCCTCGCCGCGGTGCTGGTCGGCATCAACTCCTACCTCGAGCTCGACGGGTTCGGCGACGCCGCGCACGACGTCGAGGTCTTCATCGGGGTGTTCATCGGTGCGGTGACCCTGACCGGCTCGATCGTCGCGTGGGCCAAGCTCAGCGGGCGGATGTCGTCCTCGCCGCTCACCCTGCCCCGGCGCCACCTGCTCAACCTGGCCGGGATCGTGGTCTCGGTCCTGCTGATGGTCTGGTTCGTCGCCCTCGACGGCGAGCTCGAGCTGGGCCTGGTGCCGCTGCTGCTGATGACGGCCCTGGCCCTGTTCCTCGGCTTCCACCTCGTGGCGGCCATCGGCGGCGGCGACATGCCGGTCGTCGTGTCGATGCTCAACAGCTACTCCGGCTGGGCGGCGGCCGCGGCCGGCTTCATGCTCGGCAACGACCTGCTGATCATCACCGGCGCCCTGGTCGGCTCCTCGGGTGCGATCCTCAGCTACATCATGTGCAAGGCGATGAACCGCTCGTTCATCAGCGTCATCGCCGGCGGCTTCGGCTCCGACGGTGCGAGCAGCGGCGAGGACCGCGACTACGGCGAGCACCGCGAGATCCAGGCCGACGAGGTCGCCGCCCTCCTCGCCGACGCGTCGTCGGTCGTCATCACGCCGGGCTACGGCATGGCGGTCGCCCAGGCGCAGTACCCCGTCGCCGAGATGACCCGCAAGCTCCGCGAGAAGGGGGTCGACGTCCGCTTCGGCATCCACCCCGTCGCGGGACGCCTGCCCGGCCACATGAACGTCCTGCTCGCCGAGGCCAAGGTCCCCTACGACATCGTGCTCGAGATGGACGAGATCAACGACGACCTGCCCGCCACGGACGTCGTGCTGGTGATCGGCGCCAACGACACCGTCAACCCCGCCGCCCTCGAGGAGCCGGGCTCACCCATCGCCGGCATGCCGGTGCTCGAGGTGTGGAACGCCCGGGACGTGGTGGTCTTCAAGCGGTCGATGGCCACCGGCTACGCCGGGGTGCAGAACCCGCTGTTCTTCAAGGACAACACCCAGATGCTGTTCGGTGACGCCAAGGACCGGGTCAGCGAGATCGTCGCCGCCCTCGGCTGA
- a CDS encoding sugar ABC transporter permease — protein sequence MTGMSAMPPAAVAADPVESVATTRTRSPRRRSERSVLASVGLHATLIVATFCALFPILWVVLSSIKPPSEIRRTEIQLFSSPTLDNYRRLLTSTDFPVWFLNSVIVAAFTMVIGIAMSATAGYALSRFNFPGKRGLMWVFLLTQMFPVAILIVPIYTIMANLGLIDTKPSLVIAYLTVAVPFCAWMLRGYFDTIPRELDEAAALDGLGPFGTFWRVVLPLARPGLAVTAFYTFLTAWGEVAYAIAFMQGSDHYTLGAGLQTFVPQFSPRWDLLTAGAVLITVPAAIVFFFAQKHLVAGLTAGGTKG from the coding sequence ATGACCGGCATGTCCGCCATGCCCCCGGCCGCCGTGGCCGCCGACCCGGTGGAGTCCGTCGCCACCACCCGGACGCGCAGTCCTCGGCGCCGCAGCGAGCGCTCGGTGCTCGCCAGCGTCGGACTGCACGCCACGCTCATCGTGGCGACGTTCTGCGCGCTGTTCCCGATCCTGTGGGTGGTGCTGAGCTCGATCAAGCCGCCCAGCGAGATCCGCCGCACCGAGATCCAGCTGTTCTCCAGCCCCACCCTCGACAACTACCGGCGCCTGCTCACCAGCACGGACTTCCCGGTCTGGTTCCTCAACTCGGTGATCGTCGCGGCCTTCACCATGGTCATCGGCATCGCGATGTCCGCCACGGCCGGCTACGCGCTGAGCCGGTTCAACTTCCCGGGCAAGCGCGGGCTGATGTGGGTGTTCCTGCTGACCCAGATGTTCCCCGTCGCGATCCTCATCGTCCCGATCTACACGATCATGGCCAACCTCGGGCTCATCGACACCAAGCCGTCGCTGGTCATCGCCTACCTCACCGTGGCGGTGCCGTTCTGCGCCTGGATGCTGCGCGGCTACTTCGACACGATCCCGCGCGAGCTCGACGAGGCGGCGGCCCTCGACGGCCTGGGTCCGTTCGGCACCTTCTGGCGGGTCGTCCTCCCCCTGGCCCGGCCGGGCCTCGCGGTCACGGCGTTCTACACGTTCCTCACCGCGTGGGGCGAGGTGGCGTACGCCATCGCGTTCATGCAGGGCAGCGACCACTACACGCTCGGCGCCGGCCTGCAGACGTTCGTGCCGCAGTTCAGCCCCCGCTGGGACCTGCTCACCGCGGGCGCGGTGCTCATCACCGTCCCGGCCGCGATCGTGTTCTTCTTCGCCCAGAAGCACCTGGTGGCGGGGCTGACCGCCGGAGGCACCAAGGGCTGA
- a CDS encoding carbohydrate ABC transporter permease has product MRKSFDRHWYAWAMVLPTVIVLGVLVFYPLVQGVWQSFTNLNESNQREEICTKVLGGAETCEPNPDGARFVGLENYVDVLTGQQGHFWLQLSNTLVWTIACVVLHYGIGLTLAVMLNRNFRGRGFYRVALILPWAVPSFVAAFAWRFIFDERFGIINGVLRAVGLDPVAWFEQRWTSLFTAIVANVWLGVPFMMVALLGGLQSINGDLYEAAEMDGATPWQRFVNITLPGLRPVSSTVILLGTIWTFNMFPIIYFVTRGQPAGSTEILVTGAYRAAFEGIRDYSLAATYGVLILSILVVYASVYKRMLAKQGEVF; this is encoded by the coding sequence ATGCGCAAGAGCTTCGACCGGCACTGGTACGCGTGGGCGATGGTGCTGCCCACCGTCATCGTGCTCGGTGTCCTCGTCTTCTACCCGCTCGTCCAGGGCGTGTGGCAGTCGTTCACCAACCTCAACGAGTCCAACCAGCGCGAGGAGATCTGCACGAAGGTCCTCGGCGGCGCCGAGACGTGCGAGCCCAACCCCGACGGGGCGCGCTTCGTCGGCCTCGAGAACTACGTCGACGTCCTCACCGGTCAGCAGGGCCACTTCTGGCTCCAGCTCTCCAACACCCTGGTGTGGACGATCGCCTGTGTCGTCCTGCACTACGGCATCGGGCTGACCCTCGCCGTGATGCTCAACCGCAACTTCCGCGGCCGCGGCTTCTACCGGGTCGCCCTCATCCTGCCGTGGGCCGTGCCGTCGTTCGTCGCGGCCTTCGCGTGGCGCTTCATCTTCGACGAGCGCTTCGGGATCATCAACGGCGTCCTCCGGGCGGTCGGCCTCGACCCGGTGGCGTGGTTCGAGCAGCGCTGGACGTCGTTGTTCACCGCGATCGTCGCCAACGTCTGGCTCGGCGTGCCGTTCATGATGGTCGCGCTGCTCGGCGGCCTCCAGTCGATCAACGGCGACCTCTACGAGGCGGCCGAGATGGACGGGGCCACCCCGTGGCAGCGCTTCGTCAACATCACGCTGCCGGGCCTGCGCCCGGTCAGCTCGACGGTGATCCTGCTCGGCACGATCTGGACCTTCAACATGTTCCCGATCATCTACTTCGTCACCCGCGGGCAGCCGGCGGGTTCGACCGAGATCCTCGTGACCGGCGCCTACCGGGCGGCCTTCGAGGGCATCCGTGACTACTCGCTCGCTGCGACCTACGGCGTGCTGATCCTCTCGATCCTCGTCGTCTACGCCAGCGTCTACAAGCGGATGCTCGCCAAGCAGGGAGAGGTGTTCTGA